One segment of Thermosulfurimonas sp. F29 DNA contains the following:
- a CDS encoding anti-sigma factor codes for MMCSREKDDLRALIPLYLAGSLPKEERKRLEEALAGDPELQRELEGWRLLKEAYGDLARTLPGPSSDLYAEIRRRTRGGFGGRVRIFLRRRWRHSWQAVIIVLQLLIIILLGIHSLRSPRYYTLSSPVCSEKGYRINIVFRQNATEGEIRKLLLSQGARIVDGPYPSGLYVITVPPGEARQALTVFRKSPLVIMAERAS; via the coding sequence ATGATGTGCTCTAGGGAAAAAGACGATCTGAGAGCGCTCATTCCTCTTTACCTGGCGGGATCCCTCCCCAAGGAAGAAAGGAAAAGGCTTGAGGAGGCCCTGGCCGGGGACCCGGAATTACAAAGGGAGCTTGAGGGGTGGCGGCTCCTTAAGGAGGCTTACGGGGATCTGGCCCGGACTCTTCCTGGTCCCTCCTCCGATCTTTACGCGGAGATCCGGAGGAGAACCCGGGGTGGTTTCGGCGGCCGGGTGCGGATATTTCTTCGCCGGCGGTGGCGGCATTCCTGGCAGGCGGTGATAATCGTCCTTCAGCTTCTGATCATCATCCTTCTCGGCATACATTCCCTCCGCTCTCCCAGGTATTACACCCTGAGTTCTCCGGTGTGCTCCGAAAAGGGATATCGAATAAACATCGTGTTTCGGCAGAATGCCACCGAGGGAGAGATCAGGAAACTGCTCCTCTCTCAGGGGGCCCGGATAGTGGACGGTCCCTATCCCTCGGGGCTTTATGTGATAACCGTTCCTCCCGGGGAGGCGAGACAGGCTTTGACCGTTTTCAGGAAGAGCCCTCTGGTGATCATGGCCGAAAGGGCCTCCTGA
- a CDS encoding GPI anchored serine-threonine rich family protein, whose translation MKRFLNLIVVLALFFSGATGVWAARSFIVSYAPKRCTPLYKGHYRHLIRWRSSGGSPIQGPVNILLIPKSGRSIIIATGVWNNGQGQYGWGVPGNIPDGEYKIRVVLAGDSQIYGETAFFEVSSVPHRAELITVTEPPFVPQGTPYGYSGRRVCYKGTRSRVRWSIECGIDGSQARASIYLVSEHGLRSFTLATDARIGYGLYNFITIPRNIPSGRYRIKIETVDRRIWGQGKPFEVVDLPSVSITSPRAGSVLYVGRSYHITWQTVEVSNPATVRIYLIQGNKKRRLYQGPNNHDFLWKVGYRDVGTYTLRIEVLNYRIHDEISNIAVKFPTIKGPGHLGSFDKPDIFVKEIALERGYGPRCTCNTEVTIENTGEEMRIVDVIVQRQLTVMKGTPGTEQFAYVCRVFSDRLPGDFERRYICQFGFRRPPKRAKRVKIRAIVSWRDGKGNHRVARVKEFPISPCCR comes from the coding sequence ATGAAAAGATTTTTAAACTTGATAGTGGTGTTAGCCCTTTTCTTCTCAGGTGCCACGGGAGTTTGGGCGGCCAGGTCGTTTATAGTTTCCTATGCCCCAAAGAGATGTACGCCCCTTTATAAGGGGCACTACAGACACCTGATCCGCTGGCGCTCCTCGGGAGGATCACCGATCCAGGGTCCCGTAAACATCCTTTTGATCCCAAAGTCCGGCCGCTCCATAATCATTGCCACCGGGGTCTGGAACAATGGCCAGGGCCAGTATGGCTGGGGTGTTCCGGGAAATATTCCCGATGGTGAATACAAGATAAGGGTTGTTCTGGCCGGAGATTCTCAAATCTATGGAGAGACTGCGTTCTTTGAGGTGAGCTCTGTGCCTCATCGTGCCGAATTGATCACGGTTACCGAACCTCCCTTTGTTCCTCAGGGCACACCTTATGGCTATTCGGGACGAAGAGTCTGCTACAAGGGAACAAGATCCAGGGTGAGATGGAGTATAGAGTGCGGGATTGATGGTTCACAGGCCAGGGCTTCCATCTATCTTGTATCAGAACACGGATTGCGTAGCTTCACCCTGGCCACAGACGCCCGAATAGGATATGGTCTCTATAACTTTATCACCATCCCCCGGAACATTCCCAGCGGAAGATACCGGATAAAAATAGAGACCGTTGACCGCCGCATCTGGGGACAGGGCAAGCCTTTTGAGGTGGTGGATCTTCCCAGTGTTTCCATCACCAGCCCTCGTGCGGGAAGTGTATTGTATGTCGGTAGAAGCTATCATATCACCTGGCAGACCGTTGAGGTTTCTAACCCGGCCACGGTGAGGATCTACCTCATACAGGGAAACAAAAAAAGGCGGCTTTACCAGGGGCCAAACAACCATGATTTCCTCTGGAAGGTGGGCTACAGAGATGTGGGAACCTATACCCTGAGAATTGAGGTGCTCAACTACAGGATCCACGATGAGATCTCAAACATAGCTGTGAAGTTTCCCACAATAAAAGGCCCCGGACATTTGGGATCTTTTGATAAACCTGACATATTTGTAAAAGAAATTGCACTGGAACGAGGTTATGGTCCTCGCTGCACATGTAATACGGAGGTAACAATAGAAAACACAGGTGAAGAAATGAGAATTGTTGATGTTATTGTACAGAGACAGTTAACAGTTATGAAAGGAACTCCTGGCACGGAACAATTTGCTTATGTGTGCCGGGTTTTTAGTGACAGGCTCCCGGGTGATTTTGAAAGGCGTTATATATGCCAGTTTGGTTTCCGTCGTCCTCCAAAAAGGGCCAAGCGTGTAAAAATCCGTGCCATTGTAAGCTGGCGGGATGGAAAAGGGAATCATCGCGTGGCCAGGGTAAAAGAGTTTCCTATTTCCCCTTGCTGTAGATGA
- the aroD gene encoding type I 3-dehydroquinate dehydratase: protein MICVSIAEPTVEDALTTLAQAEAQADLCEIRLDALEEPAVAPFLPARRKPLLFTFRAEDEGGFRSVPLPQRLRWLSEAASAGADYVDIELAAGPEAIRELHKISRTTRLILSYHNFKNTPKEDYLKDKIKEMVELGAAIGKVVCMAKEVEDGLRLLGLISWARRRFDFPLIAFAMGPLGKWTRVVSVLLGAPFTYAAAKPSGATAPGQLTVEELRRALDLISGERIS from the coding sequence ATGATATGCGTTTCCATTGCGGAACCCACGGTTGAGGACGCCCTTACGACTCTCGCGCAGGCCGAAGCACAGGCCGATCTCTGCGAGATAAGGCTTGATGCCCTTGAGGAACCCGCGGTTGCGCCCTTTCTTCCCGCCCGAAGAAAGCCCCTTCTTTTCACCTTCCGGGCGGAAGATGAAGGCGGTTTCCGTTCCGTTCCGCTCCCCCAGCGCCTCCGATGGCTCTCGGAAGCCGCCTCCGCCGGGGCGGACTATGTAGACATCGAACTTGCCGCCGGCCCCGAGGCCATCCGGGAACTCCACAAAATCTCACGCACCACAAGACTCATTCTTTCTTACCATAACTTCAAAAATACCCCAAAAGAAGATTACTTAAAAGACAAAATTAAAGAGATGGTTGAGCTAGGGGCGGCCATCGGAAAGGTGGTCTGCATGGCGAAAGAGGTGGAGGACGGGTTACGGCTTCTCGGTCTCATTTCCTGGGCCAGGCGACGATTCGACTTCCCGCTCATAGCCTTTGCCATGGGGCCGCTCGGGAAGTGGACCCGGGTGGTCTCGGTGCTTCTGGGAGCGCCCTTTACCTATGCAGCCGCAAAGCCCAGTGGCGCGACCGCCCCGGGGCAGCTTACGGTGGAGGAGTTGCGCAGGGCGTTAGACCTCATTTCCGGGGAGCGTATTTCGTGA
- a CDS encoding CARDB domain-containing protein: MFRSRALKLKFLIFREYIAGGLALIFLMTTASSSLSQGLYFPSLPKTPIKPPPMADLAVTSIAFSPKGTSATVTITVTNVGTARSPATKLSAVLIRQRGKLGKSWNLKPLNPGQSTRISWTIKPGAGINTLRATVKDPVNRKNNTLQKSFPFFPRTPARKIVISKTRRAFPLKRHVPGRMVKNRHPQKKTPFPFKPGMEKHLKNRMWLKAAKKPPGISTYEGSMAMFVRPRKGEVLPVGESYRVEWTLPEEMKGPDHTTETGAHIGRKPAPDSGSDPGQRHVPPGEQLPDGHPPSAPGKISPEA; encoded by the coding sequence ATGTTTAGAAGTAGAGCTTTAAAGCTAAAATTTTTGATATTCAGGGAATATATTGCTGGTGGTCTCGCCTTGATCTTTCTCATGACTACTGCTTCTTCATCCCTCTCGCAAGGGCTCTATTTCCCCTCGCTTCCCAAAACTCCCATCAAACCTCCCCCCATGGCCGATCTCGCCGTAACCAGCATCGCCTTCAGCCCGAAAGGGACTTCAGCCACCGTGACCATTACCGTCACGAATGTGGGCACTGCAAGGTCCCCGGCCACAAAACTCTCCGCCGTCCTCATCCGGCAAAGGGGAAAGCTCGGCAAATCCTGGAACCTCAAGCCCCTCAATCCCGGCCAGAGCACAAGGATAAGCTGGACAATCAAGCCGGGGGCGGGCATAAACACGCTCAGGGCCACCGTGAAGGATCCCGTCAACAGGAAAAACAACACCCTGCAAAAGAGCTTCCCCTTCTTTCCCCGGACACCGGCCCGAAAGATCGTCATCTCCAAGACCCGAAGGGCCTTTCCCCTCAAAAGACATGTTCCCGGAAGGATGGTGAAAAACCGACATCCCCAGAAAAAAACACCTTTTCCCTTCAAACCGGGAATGGAGAAGCACCTGAAAAACCGGATGTGGCTCAAGGCCGCAAAGAAACCCCCGGGGATCTCCACCTACGAGGGGAGTATGGCCATGTTCGTCCGTCCGCGGAAGGGTGAGGTGCTCCCCGTGGGGGAGAGCTATAGGGTTGAGTGGACCCTGCCTGAGGAAATGAAGGGGCCTGACCACACGACTGAGACTGGAGCTCATATCGGACGAAAACCCGCCCCTGATTCCGGATCTGACCCTGGCCAGAGACATGTCCCCCCAGGCGAGCAGCTACCGGATGGACACCCGCCTTCTGCCCCCGGGAAGATATCACCTGAGGCTTGA
- a CDS encoding IMP cyclohydrolase: protein MKKIERALISVTDKTGVAEFARALHEMGVEIVSTGGTARVIREAGVPVTDVSEVTGFPEMLDGRVKTLHPKIHGGLLFIRDKEEHVRQIEEHGIKPIDLVAVNLYAFEKTVASGADLETAIENIDIGGPTLLRAAAKNFKYVTVIVDPADYERVLSEMRAHDGATTLKTRFELARKVFETTSGYDRAIAEYLARVSPPEE, encoded by the coding sequence ATGAAAAAGATCGAGCGGGCGCTCATAAGCGTTACAGACAAGACCGGGGTGGCGGAATTTGCCAGGGCCCTGCACGAGATGGGGGTGGAGATCGTTTCCACCGGGGGCACGGCCCGGGTGATCAGGGAGGCCGGAGTCCCGGTGACGGATGTTTCGGAGGTTACCGGTTTCCCTGAGATGCTAGACGGCCGGGTGAAGACCCTCCATCCCAAAATCCACGGGGGACTTCTTTTCATAAGGGACAAAGAGGAGCATGTGCGTCAGATCGAGGAGCACGGCATAAAGCCCATAGACCTAGTGGCGGTGAACCTCTACGCCTTTGAGAAGACGGTGGCCTCGGGGGCGGACCTTGAGACCGCCATCGAGAACATAGACATCGGCGGGCCCACCCTTCTTCGGGCCGCGGCCAAAAACTTTAAATATGTGACCGTGATCGTGGATCCCGCGGACTACGAGAGGGTGCTCTCCGAGATGAGGGCCCACGACGGGGCCACCACCCTCAAGACCCGGTTTGAGCTGGCCCGTAAGGTCTTTGAGACTACCTCCGGTTACGATCGGGCCATCGCGGAATACCTGGCGCGGGTCTCCCCTCCCGAGGAATAG
- a CDS encoding RNA polymerase sigma factor: MIEDLLRRLAEGDEGALKELYELTGRRVWSYIWRLCGDREMADELTVMTYTEVWRSAPGFRGESKALTWIYAIARRLTYRTLRGRRMEEDPEEGENSPVSEEDPFRECLRLEIRALVRKALEALPLKHREVLDLVFLHGLTYEEIAGILNIPVNTVKTRVFHARKKLRKILEGMGVKRDDVL; the protein is encoded by the coding sequence GTGATAGAAGATTTACTGAGGCGCCTGGCGGAGGGCGATGAAGGGGCTCTTAAGGAGCTTTACGAGCTTACGGGCCGGAGGGTGTGGAGTTACATCTGGCGTCTCTGTGGAGACAGGGAAATGGCCGACGAACTTACGGTTATGACCTACACGGAGGTCTGGCGTTCGGCTCCGGGCTTTCGGGGGGAGTCGAAGGCCCTTACCTGGATTTACGCCATCGCCCGCCGGCTCACCTATCGGACCCTCCGCGGGAGGAGGATGGAAGAGGATCCGGAGGAAGGGGAAAATTCCCCTGTCTCCGAAGAAGATCCGTTTCGGGAATGTCTCAGGTTGGAGATCCGGGCCCTGGTGAGAAAAGCCCTGGAAGCCCTCCCCCTAAAACACCGGGAGGTGCTGGATTTGGTTTTTCTTCACGGGTTAACCTATGAGGAGATTGCCGGGATCCTTAACATTCCGGTCAACACCGTAAAGACCCGGGTTTTCCATGCCAGGAAAAAGTTGCGAAAGATTCTGGAGGGTATGGGGGTGAAGAGGGATGATGTGCTCTAG
- a CDS encoding S8 family serine peptidase: MRRIYPIFVLFVIWGLWWPGKAGAITVTATPGSARVGDTVNFNITATFSSGITSCTLQINYGDSASWFTLGTCTTTPCSFSTTHAYTSSGTYTIRVQHDPGSCDLAYPPDPPDPATTTVNITPALTVTVTLSPASLRVPRGESSLWHLVYNFRSSTAAPVTLTSSRGYFRLGATTLGTVPRSLSVTLRGGRAVLTENLTVPVAVLERALRRGATLITYERTFTGPVTVSTRLPIRIVTEATGGLRIRRLELYFENRRAEITVPRHFRDLRAYARLRYSGSDLLRGYWEVDGRVLSYVQRHLTYSGELVLESPRIPPLPTYEPGTHLVRFVIEDPPPAFELPTILYFVTTGESRVLTLRLISPANGTSLTSEAPEFRWEGLNRTSLYLVQFFESPDKPPVFSAYTRSTSYRLPQPVLRRFFSPGKRYFWRVSGFDSARSLVAESPIWSFRLPVEKTYVPGEILLAFRSRRFSSGLLRALTERYRLSEIRNFSLEALRLRVFLLRTPDPRADIPALVRSLSREGGVFLAQPNFVFRTRSEPLRARQAILDLLGVDELHRRYLGQGVLVAVVDTGVDFRHRDLRDRVRLHLNFVPKEGYRPEIHGTAVAGVIAASINDFGIEGLAPEAELLALRACRELVPGEPPGECYSETLARALDRAITEGAEIVNLSLGGRVRDPLLSRLIEKAAARGILLVAPAGEKEPLFPASHPAVLAVGMRTDSEADIIAPGEKILTTFPGDRFNFLSGSSMAAAATSGLLALALEKYRGHLPREKMAPLPGSLCALENRLFRSGLCREDTLLNLSAGKRH; the protein is encoded by the coding sequence ATGCGCAGGATCTATCCGATTTTTGTTCTGTTTGTGATATGGGGCCTCTGGTGGCCGGGTAAGGCCGGGGCCATCACGGTCACGGCCACCCCGGGCAGTGCCCGCGTGGGAGACACCGTCAACTTCAATATTACCGCGACCTTTTCTTCGGGAATTACTTCCTGTACTCTCCAGATCAATTACGGGGATAGTGCCAGCTGGTTTACTCTGGGCACATGTACAACCACTCCTTGCTCTTTTTCCACCACCCACGCTTACACCTCTTCGGGAACCTACACTATAAGAGTACAACATGATCCCGGTTCCTGTGATCTGGCCTATCCCCCCGATCCTCCCGATCCCGCCACCACCACGGTGAACATCACCCCCGCCCTTACGGTCACGGTCACCCTTTCTCCCGCGAGTCTCCGGGTCCCCCGGGGGGAAAGCAGCCTCTGGCACCTCGTCTATAACTTCCGGTCTTCCACCGCGGCTCCGGTTACCCTCACCTCCTCGCGGGGCTATTTCAGGCTCGGAGCGACAACCCTGGGGACGGTTCCCCGTTCCCTTTCGGTGACCCTTCGGGGCGGGCGGGCGGTGCTTACCGAAAATCTGACCGTCCCGGTTGCGGTTCTGGAGCGGGCCTTGAGGCGTGGAGCGACACTCATCACCTACGAACGCACCTTCACCGGCCCGGTCACCGTGAGCACCCGGCTTCCCATACGCATCGTTACGGAGGCCACCGGCGGACTCCGCATCCGGCGCCTCGAGCTTTACTTCGAGAATCGTCGGGCCGAGATCACCGTGCCCCGCCACTTCCGGGATCTCCGGGCCTACGCCCGTTTGCGCTACAGCGGCTCCGATCTCCTGCGGGGCTACTGGGAGGTGGACGGCCGCGTCCTTTCCTATGTGCAGCGCCACCTCACCTATTCCGGAGAGCTCGTGCTGGAAAGCCCCCGCATCCCGCCTCTTCCCACCTACGAGCCCGGCACCCACCTGGTGCGTTTCGTGATCGAGGATCCGCCCCCGGCCTTCGAACTTCCCACCATCCTTTACTTCGTAACCACCGGTGAGTCCCGCGTGCTGACCCTGCGGCTGATCTCACCGGCAAACGGGACCTCGCTGACGTCCGAAGCCCCGGAATTCCGCTGGGAGGGCCTGAACCGCACCTCCCTCTATCTGGTGCAGTTCTTCGAGTCCCCGGACAAACCCCCCGTCTTTTCGGCCTACACCCGTTCCACCTCCTATCGCCTTCCGCAGCCCGTCCTTCGTCGCTTTTTCTCTCCGGGCAAACGGTATTTCTGGCGGGTAAGCGGTTTCGATTCCGCCCGCAGTCTGGTGGCCGAAAGCCCGATCTGGAGTTTTCGTCTCCCCGTGGAAAAGACCTATGTGCCGGGAGAGATCCTGCTGGCTTTTCGGAGTCGGAGATTTTCGTCCGGGCTTCTGCGAGCCCTTACGGAAAGATACCGGCTTTCCGAGATCCGGAACTTTTCCTTGGAGGCCCTGAGGCTCAGGGTCTTCCTGTTACGAACTCCCGACCCGAGGGCGGACATCCCGGCCCTGGTGCGGAGTCTTTCCCGGGAGGGCGGGGTATTTCTGGCTCAGCCCAATTTCGTCTTTCGCACCCGCTCCGAGCCCCTGCGGGCCCGACAGGCGATTCTTGATCTTCTGGGTGTGGATGAGTTGCACCGTCGCTACCTGGGGCAGGGGGTGCTGGTGGCGGTGGTGGACACCGGGGTGGACTTTCGGCACCGGGACCTCCGGGATCGGGTGCGTCTTCACCTGAACTTCGTGCCGAAAGAAGGGTATCGTCCGGAGATCCACGGCACCGCGGTGGCCGGGGTGATTGCGGCTTCGATCAACGACTTCGGGATCGAAGGGCTGGCCCCGGAGGCGGAACTTCTGGCCTTAAGGGCCTGCCGTGAACTGGTCCCGGGAGAGCCGCCCGGGGAATGTTACAGCGAGACCCTGGCCCGGGCCCTGGATCGGGCCATCACCGAGGGGGCCGAAATTGTAAACCTGAGTCTGGGGGGCCGGGTCCGCGATCCCCTGCTCTCCCGTCTGATCGAGAAAGCCGCGGCCCGGGGTATCCTTCTGGTGGCCCCGGCGGGGGAAAAGGAACCCCTCTTTCCCGCGTCCCATCCCGCGGTGCTCGCGGTGGGGATGAGAACCGACTCAGAAGCCGATATTATCGCTCCGGGGGAGAAGATCCTCACCACCTTCCCCGGAGACCGTTTCAATTTTCTCTCCGGCTCCTCCATGGCCGCGGCCGCAACCAGCGGCCTCCTGGCCCTGGCCCTGGAGAAGTACCGGGGGCATCTTCCACGGGAGAAGATGGCCCCCCTTCCCGGGAGTCTCTGCGCCCTGGAGAACCGCCTCTTCCGGTCTGGATTGTGCCGGGAAGATACCCTTTTGAACCTTTCCGCGGGTAAGAGACACTAA
- the aroA gene encoding 3-phosphoshikimate 1-carboxyvinyltransferase, with the protein MEKREIRPLKGPVALKLRLPGSKSLTQRALLCAALAEGFSEIRNPLLSEDTELLAAALRVSGCAVELRDGSFTVSGIKGRPSFSGKEIFFGNNGTGSRFFLAYAALTRKGEVVLYGKPRLHERPMGPLISALRDLGARVECLEREGYLPVRVLPGELSGGRIRLPATHSSQYISALLLIGPYLPGGLELEIEGEMVSTPYVELTLSVMRAFGAEVERISGGFRVREGGYRGRPYEVEGDASSASYFLILPALLGGSVKVENLPPDSPQADTLLLKILSGIGGLVESAGGGVRVSFSERPRAFEVNLREAPDLFPTLCVLAAVAEGRSRIYGAPHLRYKECDRIAAMATELKKCGVSLTEFPDGIEIQGGTPLRGAEIETYDDHRIAMAFAVLGLKVPGMVIRNPACVAKSFPEFWDYLERVYSSLGISPLYRHT; encoded by the coding sequence GTGGAAAAGAGAGAGATCAGGCCTCTTAAGGGGCCGGTGGCGTTAAAACTCCGGCTTCCTGGTTCAAAGAGCCTTACGCAGAGGGCCCTTCTGTGTGCGGCTCTGGCGGAGGGATTCTCGGAGATCCGGAACCCACTCCTCAGCGAGGATACGGAGCTCCTGGCCGCGGCTCTAAGGGTTTCCGGTTGCGCGGTGGAGTTGAGGGACGGATCTTTTACGGTCTCGGGGATAAAAGGCCGGCCTTCCTTTTCCGGGAAGGAGATCTTTTTCGGAAACAACGGCACCGGGTCCCGGTTCTTCCTGGCTTACGCCGCACTTACCCGGAAGGGAGAGGTCGTCCTCTACGGAAAACCTCGGCTCCATGAAAGACCCATGGGGCCACTGATTTCGGCCCTGAGGGACCTCGGGGCGAGGGTGGAGTGTCTCGAGCGCGAAGGTTATCTTCCGGTAAGGGTCTTGCCCGGAGAGCTTTCCGGCGGTCGGATCAGGCTTCCGGCCACCCACAGCAGCCAGTACATCTCGGCCCTTCTTCTCATTGGTCCCTATCTTCCGGGAGGGCTTGAGCTTGAGATCGAAGGAGAGATGGTCTCCACCCCCTATGTGGAGCTCACCCTTTCGGTGATGAGGGCCTTCGGAGCCGAGGTGGAAAGGATTTCCGGTGGTTTCAGGGTTCGCGAGGGTGGCTACCGGGGCCGGCCCTATGAAGTGGAAGGCGACGCCTCAAGTGCCTCCTATTTTCTCATTCTTCCGGCCCTTCTCGGGGGTTCGGTGAAGGTGGAAAACCTTCCTCCGGACTCTCCCCAGGCCGACACCCTGCTCCTCAAGATCCTCTCTGGGATTGGAGGTCTGGTGGAGTCGGCGGGAGGGGGCGTGCGGGTCTCTTTTTCCGAAAGGCCCCGGGCCTTTGAGGTCAACCTCAGGGAGGCCCCGGATCTCTTCCCCACGCTCTGCGTGCTGGCTGCGGTGGCCGAAGGGCGTAGCCGTATCTATGGGGCTCCGCATCTCCGGTACAAGGAATGCGACCGCATAGCCGCCATGGCCACGGAGCTTAAGAAGTGCGGGGTCTCTCTTACGGAGTTTCCCGACGGGATCGAGATTCAGGGGGGAACCCCCCTTCGGGGAGCCGAGATCGAGACCTACGACGACCACCGGATTGCCATGGCCTTTGCGGTCCTGGGCCTCAAGGTCCCGGGCATGGTCATCCGCAATCCGGCCTGCGTGGCCAAGTCCTTCCCGGAATTCTGGGATTATCTGGAGAGAGTTTATTCTTCTCTTGGGATTAGTCCGCTTTATCGTCATACTTGA
- a CDS encoding shikimate dehydrogenase, whose translation MKVFGVIGYPVSHSLSPVMHNAALRHLGISAVYGAFEVRPEELEAAISGVRALGIGGLSVTVPHKEAVMSFLDEIDPVAERIGAVNTVVNREGRLFGTNTDWLGVKRSLEEAGLELSGKRAVVVGAGGAARAVVYALRELGAEVEIYNRTVEKAERLARDFGGRAYPLSEIMRASGEIVIQTTSVGLKSRESPVPEEVFKNFRVAMDIVYVPLKTRFLVEAAAAGCKTIDGLKMLVYQGAEQFRLFTGYEPPVELMYEAALEVLRGKERDQAS comes from the coding sequence GTGAAGGTTTTCGGGGTCATAGGCTATCCGGTTTCGCATTCCCTCTCACCGGTGATGCACAACGCGGCCCTGAGACACCTGGGAATATCCGCGGTTTACGGGGCCTTTGAGGTGAGACCGGAGGAGCTTGAGGCGGCCATCTCCGGAGTCCGGGCCCTGGGGATAGGAGGGCTTTCGGTGACCGTGCCCCACAAGGAGGCCGTAATGTCCTTTCTTGACGAAATAGATCCGGTGGCCGAAAGGATCGGAGCGGTCAACACGGTGGTGAACCGGGAGGGGCGACTTTTCGGGACCAACACCGACTGGCTCGGGGTCAAGCGCAGTCTCGAGGAGGCCGGTCTCGAGCTTTCGGGAAAGCGGGCCGTGGTGGTGGGGGCCGGGGGTGCGGCCCGGGCGGTGGTCTATGCCCTGCGGGAGCTGGGAGCGGAGGTCGAGATCTACAACCGCACAGTGGAAAAGGCCGAAAGGCTTGCCCGGGATTTCGGGGGGAGAGCCTATCCCCTCTCCGAAATCATGAGGGCCTCCGGAGAGATCGTCATTCAGACCACGAGCGTGGGGTTGAAGAGCCGGGAGAGCCCGGTTCCGGAGGAGGTTTTCAAAAATTTCCGGGTGGCCATGGACATAGTGTATGTACCGCTCAAGACGCGGTTTCTTGTCGAGGCTGCGGCCGCGGGCTGTAAGACCATTGACGGCCTTAAGATGCTGGTTTATCAGGGAGCGGAGCAATTCCGTCTCTTTACCGGATACGAGCCTCCGGTGGAACTCATGTACGAGGCGGCTCTGGAGGTCCTTCGTGGAAAAGAGAGAGATCAGGCCTCTTAA
- a CDS encoding IS110 family transposase codes for MFYIGIDVAKNSFQFCILHPQKGKLVSKNLPMSSKGFEDFLQTLSAYTPNHIVLESSGRFHLPLLAFLLDQDFRVSLLNPKMVHHFVRFVSANNPSKSDKKDAFLLALFALSNPHLLKPATLPSETKLLARQIQKLKQEIAEAKTQIKHSLAALFPEAEKHFNVFSRAFLEILSRYPSAKRIAKAGWGKIDYILSRLPGRKPSFSAQDLVQVAQNSVGISHKGLEKILQIYIQKIFFLQSMIEKLEKDLQTEIETTMKTQLECLSSIKGISRDLASRFLAEVENIKRFSNAKKLIKYAGTDPVVKQSGKWKVRMNISKQGNPYLRNILFQMAVGTVKWEKTFQHYFRRKYTQFRSYKKAMIAVVNKLIRVIYALSTRNQFFDPSKLAPAGVPHA; via the coding sequence ATGTTCTACATAGGTATCGATGTCGCCAAAAATTCCTTCCAGTTCTGTATCCTTCACCCACAAAAGGGAAAGCTCGTATCCAAAAACCTCCCCATGTCTTCCAAAGGCTTCGAAGACTTCCTCCAAACTCTCTCCGCCTATACCCCAAACCATATCGTCCTTGAATCCTCCGGACGCTTCCACCTCCCTCTCCTCGCCTTCCTCCTGGACCAGGACTTCCGGGTATCCCTCCTCAACCCTAAAATGGTTCATCACTTCGTCCGGTTCGTCTCCGCTAACAACCCCTCTAAGTCCGATAAAAAAGACGCCTTCCTCCTGGCGCTCTTTGCCCTCTCCAATCCCCACCTCCTTAAACCAGCTACCCTCCCCTCCGAAACCAAACTCCTGGCCCGACAAATCCAAAAACTCAAACAGGAAATCGCCGAGGCCAAAACCCAAATCAAACACTCCCTCGCCGCCCTTTTCCCCGAAGCCGAAAAACACTTCAATGTCTTCTCTCGGGCCTTCCTTGAAATCCTCAGCCGCTACCCCTCCGCTAAAAGAATTGCCAAAGCCGGTTGGGGAAAAATAGACTATATCCTCTCCCGACTGCCGGGCCGTAAACCTTCCTTCTCCGCTCAAGACCTCGTGCAGGTGGCCCAAAACTCGGTGGGGATCTCTCATAAAGGCCTGGAAAAAATCCTCCAAATTTACATCCAAAAGATCTTCTTCCTCCAATCCATGATCGAAAAACTGGAAAAAGACCTCCAGACGGAGATCGAAACTACCATGAAAACTCAGCTGGAATGCCTCTCCTCCATAAAAGGCATCTCCCGCGACCTCGCCTCCAGGTTCCTGGCCGAAGTCGAAAACATAAAACGCTTCAGTAACGCCAAAAAACTGATCAAATATGCCGGAACAGATCCCGTGGTCAAACAATCCGGAAAATGGAAGGTCCGTATGAACATCTCCAAACAGGGAAATCCTTACCTTCGAAATATCCTCTTCCAGATGGCCGTAGGAACGGTCAAGTGGGAGAAAACTTTTCAGCATTACTTCCGAAGGAAATACACCCAGTTCAGAAGCTATAAAAAAGCCATGATAGCCGTAGTTAACAAACTGATCCGGGTAATCTATGCCCTCTCTACTCGTAATCAATTCTTCGATCCTTCTAAACTTGCTCCTGCGGGGGTGCCCCATGCCTAG